From a region of the Pongo pygmaeus isolate AG05252 chromosome 5, NHGRI_mPonPyg2-v2.0_pri, whole genome shotgun sequence genome:
- the LOC134739790 gene encoding patr class I histocompatibility antigen, B-2 alpha chain isoform X1, whose protein sequence is MAPRTLLLLLSAVLALTETWAGSHSMRYFSTAVSRPGRGEPRFISVGYVDDTQFVWFDSDAASPREEPRAPWIEQEGPEYWDRETQICKTNTQIYRESLGILRGYYNQSEDWSHTWQSMYGCDVGPDGRLLRGYDQFAYDGKDYIALNEDLSSWTAADTAAQITQRKWEAAGWAEQLRAYLEGRCVGWLRRYLENGKEMLQRADRPKTHVTHHPISDHEATLRCWALGFYPAEITLTWQRDGEDQTQDTELVETRPAGDGTFQKWAAVVVPSGEEQRYTCHVQHEGLPEPLTLRWEPSSQSTIPIVGIVAGLAVLAVVVIGIVVAAVMCRRKSSGGKGGSYSQAACNDSAQGSDVSLTA, encoded by the exons ATGGCGCCCCGAACCCTCCTCCTGCTGCTCTCGGCGGTCCTGGCCCTGACCGAGACCTGGGCCG GCTCCCACTCCATGAGGTATTTCAGCACCGCCGTGTCCCGGCCCGGCCGCGGGGAGCCCCGCTTCATCTCCGTGGGCTACGTGGACGACACGCAGTTCGTGTGGTTCGACAGCGACGCCGCGAGTCCGAGAGAGGAGCCGCGGGCGCCATGGATAGAGCAGGAGGGGCCGGAGTATTGGGACCGGGAGACACAGATCTGCAAGACCAACACACAGATCTACCGAGAGAGCCTGGGGATCCTGCGCGGCTACTACAACCAGAGCGAGGACT GGTCTCACACCTGGCAGAGCATGTATGGCTGCGACGTGGGGCCGGATGGGCGACTCCTCCGCGGGTATGACCAGTTCGCCTACGACGGCAAGGATTACATCGCCCTGAACGAGGACCTGAGCTCCTGGACCGCCGCGGACACCGCGGCTCAGATCACCCAGCGCAAGTGGGAGGCGGCCGGTTGGGCGGAGCAGTTGAGAGCCTACCTGGAGGGCCGGTGCGTGGGGTGGCTTCGCAGATACCTGGAGAACGGGAAGGAGATGCTGCAGCGCGCGG ACCGCCCAAAGACACACGTGACCCACCACCCCATCTCTGACCATGAGGCCACCCTGAGGTGCTGGGCCCTGGGCTTCTACCCTGCGGAGATCACACTGACCTGGCAGCGGGATGGGGAGGACCAAACTCAGGACACCGAGCTTGTGGAGACCAGGCCAGCAGGAGATGGAACCTTCCAGAAGTGGGCAGCGGTGGTGGTGCCTTCTGGAGAAGAGCAGAGATACACATGCCATGTGCAGCACGAGGGGCTGCCGGAGCCCCTCACCCTGAGATGGG AGCCATCTTCCCAGTCCACCATCCCCATCGTGGGCATTGTTGCTGGCCTGGCTGTCCTAGCAGTTGTGGTCATCGGAATTGTGGTCGCTGCTGTGATGTGTAGGAGGAAGAGCTCAG GTGGAAAAGGAGGGAGCTACTCTCAGGCTGCGT GCAACGACAGTGCCCAGGGCTCTGATGTGTCTCTCACAGCTTGA
- the LOC134739790 gene encoding patr class I histocompatibility antigen, B-2 alpha chain isoform X2, translated as MAPRTLLLLLSAVLALTETWAGSHSMRYFSTAVSRPGRGEPRFISVGYVDDTQFVWFDSDAASPREEPRAPWIEQEGPEYWDRETQICKTNTQIYRESLGILRGYYNQSEDWSHTWQSMYGCDVGPDGRLLRGYDQFAYDGKDYIALNEDLSSWTAADTAAQITQRKWEAAGWAEQLRAYLEGRCVGWLRRYLENGKEMLQRADRPKTHVTHHPISDHEATLRCWALGFYPAEITLTWQRDGEDQTQDTELVETRPAGDGTFQKWAAVVVPSGEEQRYTCHVQHEGLPEPLTLRWEPSSQSTIPIVGIVAGLAVLAVVVIGIVVAAVMCRRKSSGGKGGSYSQAACKWWGWERGGAHPPHNSSCPMSPVGSDQVLFLFYPRQRQCPGL; from the exons ATGGCGCCCCGAACCCTCCTCCTGCTGCTCTCGGCGGTCCTGGCCCTGACCGAGACCTGGGCCG GCTCCCACTCCATGAGGTATTTCAGCACCGCCGTGTCCCGGCCCGGCCGCGGGGAGCCCCGCTTCATCTCCGTGGGCTACGTGGACGACACGCAGTTCGTGTGGTTCGACAGCGACGCCGCGAGTCCGAGAGAGGAGCCGCGGGCGCCATGGATAGAGCAGGAGGGGCCGGAGTATTGGGACCGGGAGACACAGATCTGCAAGACCAACACACAGATCTACCGAGAGAGCCTGGGGATCCTGCGCGGCTACTACAACCAGAGCGAGGACT GGTCTCACACCTGGCAGAGCATGTATGGCTGCGACGTGGGGCCGGATGGGCGACTCCTCCGCGGGTATGACCAGTTCGCCTACGACGGCAAGGATTACATCGCCCTGAACGAGGACCTGAGCTCCTGGACCGCCGCGGACACCGCGGCTCAGATCACCCAGCGCAAGTGGGAGGCGGCCGGTTGGGCGGAGCAGTTGAGAGCCTACCTGGAGGGCCGGTGCGTGGGGTGGCTTCGCAGATACCTGGAGAACGGGAAGGAGATGCTGCAGCGCGCGG ACCGCCCAAAGACACACGTGACCCACCACCCCATCTCTGACCATGAGGCCACCCTGAGGTGCTGGGCCCTGGGCTTCTACCCTGCGGAGATCACACTGACCTGGCAGCGGGATGGGGAGGACCAAACTCAGGACACCGAGCTTGTGGAGACCAGGCCAGCAGGAGATGGAACCTTCCAGAAGTGGGCAGCGGTGGTGGTGCCTTCTGGAGAAGAGCAGAGATACACATGCCATGTGCAGCACGAGGGGCTGCCGGAGCCCCTCACCCTGAGATGGG AGCCATCTTCCCAGTCCACCATCCCCATCGTGGGCATTGTTGCTGGCCTGGCTGTCCTAGCAGTTGTGGTCATCGGAATTGTGGTCGCTGCTGTGATGTGTAGGAGGAAGAGCTCAG GTGGAAAAGGAGGGAGCTACTCTCAGGCTGCGTGtaagtggtgggggtgggagcgTGGAGGAGCTCACCCACCCCATAATTCCTCCTGTCCCATGTCTCCTGTGGGCTCTGACCAGGTCCTGTTTTTGTTCTATCCCAGGCAACGACAGTGCCCAGGGCTCTGA